One Triticum dicoccoides isolate Atlit2015 ecotype Zavitan chromosome 5B, WEW_v2.0, whole genome shotgun sequence genomic window carries:
- the LOC119307428 gene encoding C-factor-like has translation MRANTLRAAMATARMALSSPARALSSAAAHPPASGVAMVQGASRGIGLEFVRQLLRRSDQGRVVATCRAPDSAAELQELRREHAGRLTVLPLDVTDESTIEAAAAAVGETHGSLDLLINAAGILSIQNVIQPETSLSKVQKSSLLLAYEVNAVGPILVIKHMRPFLKIGASLETGKGFSLVANMSARVGSIGDNALGGWHSYRASKTALNQLTKTASVELGKKDNIACILLHPGTVDTDLSRPFQRNVAKDKLFTREFSVQKLLSIIDNAKKTDNGKFFAWDGQEIPW, from the exons ATGCGCGCGAATACGCTGAGAGCAGCAATGGCGACGGCCAGGATGGCGCTGTCGTCGCCGGCAAGAGCGCTCTCGTCCGCGGCCGCGCACCCTCCCGCCTCCGGCGTGGCCATGGTGCAGGGCGCGTCGCGCGGCATCGGGCTGGAGTTC GTGAGGCAGCTGCTGCGGAGGAGCGACCAGGGCCGCGTCGTCGCGACGTGCCGCGCCCCCGACTCCGCCGCCGAGCTCCAGGAGCTGAGGCGGGAGCACGCGGGGCGCCTCACCGTGCTGCCGCTGGACGTCACCGACGAGAGCACCATAGAG GCCGCCGCAGCCGCAGTTGGGGAGACCCACGGATCCCTCGACCTACTGATCAATGCCGCCGGCATCCTTTCGATCCAAAATGTGATACAGCCAG AGACCTCGTTGAGCAAAGTTCAGAAGTCATCCCTGCTACTGGCATATGAAGTCAATGCTGTCGGTCCTATTCTAGTCATCAAG CATATGCGTCCGTTCCTGAAGATTGGTGCGAGCTTGGAAACAGGGAAAGGTTTTTCGTTGGTTGCAAATATGAGCGCTAGGGTTGGCTCGATTGGAGACAATGCTCTGGGAGGCTGGCATTCGTACAGAGCTTCTAAAACAGCACTGAATCAAT TGACTAAGACTGCGTCAGTCGAGTTGGGCAAGAAGGACAATATCGCCTGCATTTTGCTGCATCCAGGAACTGTCGACACCGATCTCTCACGGCCATTCCAAAGAAATGTGGCCAAGGATAAACTCTTCACGAGGGAGTTCTCTGTGCAGAAGCTCCTGTCCATCATTGACAATGCCAAGAAGACTGACAATGGGAAGTTCTTCGCTTGGGATGGCCAAGAAATTCCTTGGTGA
- the LOC119309104 gene encoding vacuolar-sorting receptor 1-like, with amino-acid sequence TDCFFTTKVRNGQKAGAAAVLIVNDRNEPLFAIDEPESGETTLNLHLQDITIPSALITKSLGESLRKASNNGDLVDVNLDWEESRPYPHERAEYEFWTNGNDECGPKCDEQVDFLKRFKGVAQILEKKGYTQFTPHYTTWYCPESFMFSKQCRSQCINYGRYCAPNPEQDFGKGYDGSDVVVQNLYQICVFKVAKETGKPWLWWDYVTHFAIRCSMKEKNYNEKCAHRVIKSLGMLIQ; translated from the coding sequence ACAGATTGTTTCTTCACAACCAAGGTGCGGAATGGGCAGAAAGCAGGAGCAGCAGCAGTCCTTATTGTTAATGACAGAAATGAACCTTTATTTGCAATAGACGAACCAGAAAGTGGCGAGACAACACTCAATTTACACTTACAGGATATTACCATTCCTTCAGCACTTATAACCAAAAGCCTTGGGGAGAGTCTAAGGAAAGCAAGTAACAATGGCGACTTGGTTGATGTAAACTTGGACTGGGAGGAGTCCCGACCGTACCCTCATGAGCGTGCCGAGTATGAATTTTGGACAAACGGTAACGATGAATGTGGTCCAAAATGTGATGAGCAAGTTGATTTCCTGAAGAGATTCAAAGGTGTAGCCCAGATACTCGAGAAGAAGGGCTACACACAGTTCACTCCTCATTACACTACTTGGTATTGCCCAGAGAGCTTCATGTTCAGCAAGCAGTGCAGGTCCCAGTGTATCAACTATGGGAGGTATTGTGCACCAAATCCGGAACAAGATTTCGGCAAAGGGTACGATGGGAGCGATGTGGTGGTTCAGAATTTATATCAAATTTGTGTGTTCAAAGTTGCAAAGGAGACCGGGAAGCCTTGGTTATGGTGGGACTATGTGACTCATTTTGCTATTAGGTGCTCAATGAAGGAAAAGAACTACAATGAAAAATGTGCTCACAGAGTAATCAAATCACTTGGTATGCTAATACAGTAA